CCTatttgaaaataggttttttggGAAGTCCATGTTTAGAGTGAATTTAAACAAAACGCAGATGAATGACGTACAGACGTCTCGTttttgtgctgaatattagcatgtgtagcTTTTTGGGAACACGTTTTGGAGCTGAAAGGCCTCAATCCCCAGGGGGTTAAAGCTTGTCGCTCTTTCCACTGGTAGCACTCCCCTGGGAAATGGAGCCTGTGATACCACACCAccccgtctctaacaggaatcgctgggTTTGAAAACCACAGCAACGGTGGCGGTAAAGTTAGGCGtggttctcacagatcagttttccttgtcacACATTTGGCTTTCACTGAAATTTTTCACCGCCCCttggagcgtttgaacctcttccaAACTCCTCGAGGTAACGTTAAAAGCTGCCGCTGTGAGTCgggtgaaagctgctgtaatttcagattttacaagcagtgagtttgtgctggatttaaatGAGCTCCActtttcatggtgattgacgTCTTTCTgtccaatcagcgctctgcagcgtttacacgtcaccatttagtaccaaCTCAACTCGGTAGGAACCcggagtgagctgggactgaattTACCTGGGACcaagatttggccagtggaaaagcaagagTCGAGTCATGTAGATTCTATGCATGATACCTACTTttactcctccaccaggtgaatcaggtcctggttctggaagcgggttcttgtttagtgtttgttctcttgtggttcagagcgagtcgagtagggactaaaccgtggcgtgtaaaccttgcagagcgctgattgtccagtgttgtcactctacgccacgcaacgcagacgaccagcaccaactctccatctgtaaaatctccagctgcagcagagatcacgtttgtttttatccgactcacgacggcagctcgtaaaatgacgccgtggtcttttgaagaggttcaaacgctccttggattggtggccgacaaaagaatccagcgagagtcCAGGAACCACACAGTGGAGAAGCGCCATTAGAAGCTAAAGGGCCTCCGTTTAAAATCAATACGTTGTCTTTGATAACTCTGGCTTTAATTAAATAGCGACGATAGCTCTCTGATTTCGATAAGCGCTCATCATCACCATGAGCCCTAATCCAGATGAGAGACATGTTAAAGCacttgttttttgggtgaatgTGAGCCACAGTTTTAAGTGGCTCTCTTTGGAAGCACACGAAGGAGGAGAAGCCAAGTCTTGATCTGTTCCCTGTGTTTGTAAAGTGTTAATTTGTGTGTTAGGTGTTGACGGTAAGCATGGGTACCTGCACAGTTCAGTACATTCTGACACATCTACTTCACTGACAACCAATTTACTGCTGAATTATATCCTGATTTCTATTCTAAAGTGTTAAATGCCTGGGAACATTATTAAGGTGCAATTCCAACACACTCATCTGCATTTAGAAGGACTTTTATTATTGATTTTGTGATGAAACTCCTGGGATTGCAGCTTAGTGTTGCCAAATCTGTTTTTGATGCATTTTGTACATTCCCAAGGTCTTTATGTTAACATTGTCTGTCATATTTGTATGCTACAGGTAACAGAGATCCATGTAAGATCATCCGTACTTAAAGTTTAAGTACTTCTTTCCATTTCAAAGCCAGCAGCGAAGGGGAATTCAGCAGCGTTTTATtacttctgtttgttttgatttgttttagaCTTTAAAATGTGCCTTGTATTGGTTTTAAATGTCAATGTTCTTTTCAAACTACCCTCTCTGTTTATAaactttattacattttttatacattGTATAACGTTAGTGGGCTGTAATAGATTATACACTTGTCccctttttaatgtattttaatttatttattttatttaatacaaaaacCTGTTTTTAACCTAAACTACTTTTTTGGGGGTTGTTTGTATGGAGGTTTATGATGTGGAAAGTTCATTCGTTTAAAAACATAATGGGATTTATTGCGTAGATTGAGTCTTTGAGAGGTTTTACCAggtgttttggggttttttttaaacaacactttTATAAAACGAGGGAGAATGTTATGTCCATGACCTGTTGAAGTTACCTTGGTCCGACACTAAATGGAGTTTCGCCTTCATATCTTCACTCGTAGCATGGCTGGAGACAGAGGTGGCTTCAGTAAGCCTGGTGGTAAGTTATTAAAGAGTATTACACTGGCTAGTCCACTTCTGAGTTTTATAGAGACTGTATTTTGCTTATGAGcccatttattaataaaataaaaagcctccTAATGGTGTGCCACTATTGGATTGACCTTTGCTCCTCCTAAAAGTCTTTGATGGTTGGGTGTTCTCGAGTTTATTTCTTTCGGGTGTCTGAATTTAAAAATGGGGTTCTTTCAGAATGGAGTTTTTGAAACCAATGTCTCTGCACTTAAGAgtggttatttttaaatattaatgttaatattgttCCCCCATTATTTAAAACGGTGACTACCCTGGGAAACCCTGAAAACCAACCTGTATCTGCTCCTGGGCTGTTGTTTTACCAAATATTGATGCATGTCGTCCACTCGGAGAACGGTGTTGTGTAACGatgtttctctttatttctctctccgTTCTGCGATCGCCAGGACACCGGGACGGAGCGGACAGCGAAATGGGTGCGTACCACTTCTCTGCTTCATTTTATTAGGGGATGGAGGCTTTGTATTTAGGGGTCTAGGCGCTACAGTGCAAGGAAAAGGCTATTGTTTGTTAGGATTATTGTTTTTCTGCCTTCAAACAAATCGCAGAGAAAGGCCTACAGACTCGACACTTGGGGGATGCTACTGTGAAGGAAAACTAGTTTCCTATGGGGCTCTTACCATCCGAGGCATAGACCAAAACTTTTTTCCCGATTCCTTGGATCCTAACACATCAAAAAGGTTGATACAGCCCCTAAGCTCCACCCACTTCCCCACTTTGTGAGCTAACATGCATTAGCCGCAAAAATCTCTTTTGTTAACTAGTCCCTTCTTTTTGATGCTATCATTTTCAagtcaaaatatatattatttataattattaggcgtctttccccctgttcttggGTTCAAACGAGGGTCAGTCACTGAAGCAGTGTTTGGGTGAATCTGAGTTTGCGGTTCAGTGAGAGTCCCATGTCTCCGCTGTGAAAGGCCTCCCCTGTGCTGTGTCCAATAACCCACCCTCTTCGGCATGTAACAGTCGGACCCACTCAAGGTTGAGCTCGACTGTGTCCTAAATGACTGACGGCAAAAACTATGGCCTGTTTTGGTCTCGCACACGTCAGAGCCTTAGAAAGCAGCGTGTGGAATTATTGTTACTTTTTGATGGAAATAAAGACTGACTGCTCTGTTTAAGCACAACTAGAAATGTGATTAGTTTTTTATTCTCTTCCTGCGTCTTTAACACTAATGTGCAGcggtgtgggtttttttttttttttttttttttttttttttaaacatgtgcaGGTCAGCAGGATGACTCCGAGAACAGCACCATCTACATCACCGGACTCACCGAGAACGCCACGCTGCCCGAAATGGCCGacttcttcaaacacactggCCCCATTCGGGTGAGGACCAGTGAATTCAGTACAGTGTAGGGCTGGGGTTCATCGTCTTAAATTCTGGAACAATTCAATGTTatcttaattatattttaaatagacCATTGATGATAGCATAATTACAGactaaaatattcagacattgggattgatttttaaaaatgtcttatttaGGATATAAACACGTCCATGTCCTGGTTAAgtttcctaaataaataaaacacgtCAAACCACCGTTTCAGAAAAATAGCCCTGAATCCTGGAATAGAATTTCCCTGGGAAGTGTGTAATGTGTCTTGTAAAAAATAGTTGGAGTAGAGAGGTGAGctgtttgctgtttttattcatttgtctaAGCCTTAATCTCTGGTTTCTTTCTCACAGATTAACCGCCGCTTGGGTCAACCGGCCATCAACATCTACACGGACCGTGAGACTGGGAAACCCAAGGGAGACGCCACGCTGTCGTACGAAGAGCCGCAAGTCGCTCGAGCCGCTGTGGAGCATTTTGATGGTTAGTCTTTTTATGGCCGTTTCTCACTGTGCTGTTGAGACTGATCGGTGTGAAGCAGCTGAGTTATGCCTCATTCAGGAATTGGCTCCTTCTAAAACACTCCGTATAACTTCAGTGTGAGTGGGTGGAGCTTAACAGCTTTAAACTGGATAAACATTTCAAGCTTTTCATGTGCAACATTGAGCACGTTTTTTTGCTGTAATTCTGTCCACACAAGAAGCCTCACACTGCACTGAATCCAGGCAAAAGTTAAGAAATCCAGAGCCTGCCTTGACCTTACAAAAGAGATGAGGAATAGGACTATGGGAATCTGAGCTGGGGATACTGCTCTCTTCCTGCTCCATAGAGGGGTCGCTCtatcagatcacttaaggtagACGTGGTttggagacggctaactgcattagcgacagtgctacaaaactaaacaactcaagttacaaatgagtttctgtgggaattcaaacacttGGACAACCCAcacttactcaaacacaccgttccaccttaaaaactgGAGAACCAGAGAAtggtgtttccccacaatcacagagATCTCCTTTAAGCCCAGAATTGAGGACGATCCAACGGAGTTGTCCCTCAGCTTTATTCATAGTGTGcacatttaaactgagagaTCCTGCCCCccttagttttgtttttaacgTTTGCCCATTTGGCATTGTCTCCTGTTCATTGTATTTTGTGATCTGCAGGAATCTGAACCCGTGACATTCACTAAAGCCCTGGTGTTAATGGTGTTGCAGCTCATGCTTGGTTTGTTTGAAACCCTGTTAATGGAGAGCCCTCATGTCCTCTGTCTGTTGCAGGGAAGGAGTTCCAGGGACGGAGGTTGAAGGTTTCCATGGCTCGGAGGAAGATGGTCCCTGGAGGAATGAGAGGGATGCCCATGAGAGGAGGTCCGGATCGCGGAGGTAAAACTCTTCACACGTCAGACGTGGACCTACAGTCCTCCTTTTAACCATAGCAACTAATCATTCCTTGTGGTAAATGTGTGGAGTcaggtttgtgttttaaaaaaacaaaatcaattcTAGCAATTTCTTTAACAAGATATAAGAGTAGAAAACCAAGAGTGTACTTTAAGTAAACAATCTCTTTACCAGTTTGATGTGTGTACGGCTGTAAACTGTAACACACTGGTGATTTGTTTGAGTGCTGTGTCCTCGTTAGCGATAGAAGCTCACTGTGCTGAACGTCTCGGGTACTGAACTGACACTCATCCTTCAGCCAGTGAGGAGGCAGTCTGATATAAACACACCCAGGTCAGAGCTGTGAAGTGAGTAGTCGGGCCGTGCGAGAGCTGCCGACAGTCAAACACATCCACAGTGAGCTACAAAACTTAAGCTTCAAAACTAAATGTAAAGCTCTTAAGTGTAAGTAGctcctttaaaaataattcaaatatgaGCTATCCCTGTTCCTCAGGGAGCACAGTCACATCAGCCACTTTGAGCTTACAGCACTTGAGGACCATCAGGAGAGGCTAAAATGAGTATCACACAAACCTACTGTGGTGTGCTGTAACGTGGGGGGCACCAGTTCGTTTAATTACAGAGGCATTTATGACATTAATGCAGGGGTTTGGTTGTGTTTCTATTTACGAATACCTGAGTAAAaaaggatgatgatgattgtggtACCAATGCACAGGGATGATGGGAAGAGGAGGTGAAAGAGGGGGATTTCCTCCTCGTGGGGGTCCCAGAGGAGGAATGGGCTGGAACGGACCACCAGGACCCAACAACATCCAGAAGAGGGCGGGAGACTGGGAGTGCCCAAACGCGTAAGTCTTTACTCTGAGAAGAATATCGACAGATTACTTTAGACTTTCTTTGTCATTTGTCTGATGCAGTTTTACAAAATCAGTGACTGATGtgggtttattttgtttatagtttattttctAGCGTTCTCCCAAATCAAGTGTAAAATGTCACTCAGCCCCGTGTCTCCAAACTCAAATCAGGCGCACGCTCCAGTTTGATgcgctgtatttttttttttttttttttttttttttttgcttgtgctGTGTTTGACTTCTCTTTGTTTGTGCAGTGGCTGTGGGAATCAGAACTTCTCCTGGAGGACGGAGTGTAACCAGTGCAAAGCTCCAAAACCAGAGGGTCTGGGACCCCCTGATGGTGGGTTTaacctgtgtatgtgtgtgttacaaaGCATTCTGTAATAATGACATGATGCTCGCCAGACACCCCTCTTTGACTGTGCTCATGAGCCcctagtgaatttttcacaGATTAACTCTGGAGAATCTCTAGAGAAGTCCTGtagtctcactgtctctctctccccctcccgcCCACAGCAGTAGATTTTCTGCGTGAGATTAGCATTGCATTAGCCTGTGCCAGAGAAACTCCGGGACATTTACGGCTCTGTTCTCACATGCTCTGATTTCACCCTGAGTCTTTACCAGAGCGCGAGGaggataaagtctgggtaaCGTCCAGGACCAATGTTGTgggtcacattcacacacagctcctcctggTAGACTCCTGGATTACTGTGCAGGTGTAAAAGGGGCGTTGGATGCAGTaaaaacaacaattaaaaataagattAGAAGTGATCTAAAATAGAGAGGTCTGTGTAAAACACAAAGGTAGTGTTTTTACTTTAGCATcaaagcttcaaaatcatgacggtccacagagctgtaacagggagaatagactcagtgcagaaactgcactatgtaacttctggtgGAGGGTAGGAGAGCACCACCCAAGTTGATGCCTGTGTGTTTTCCAGGTGGTGACCGCGGGCGTGGAATGGGTCGCGGAGGCAGAGGGATGGACCGTGGACCCCCGGGGATGGGGGGTCCTGTAGGTATGCGTGGAGGATGGGGAGATGGAGGcttcagaggaagaggagggatgGACAGAGGAGGCTTCAGAGGAAGAGGTGGACCCCCCATGGACCGTGGAGGCAGAAGGGGGATGGGACCCCCAGGAAAGATGGATGGGAGGTAtgcactcattcacactcacgTCTGGGGgaggtattccacaaagcaggatttctcagttaaccAGCTAAGTTGAGCCCAAAGCTTTGTGCTGTCCAATAGGAGTCTCCCTCACCTCTGTTCCTGacctctcccccctcccccaactTGATTACCCAGCATTACTCATGGTATAAATGAATAGTTCCTCTTTACTACAGTCTCTACTCCTCTGGGAAGGGTTTACACActcaggatttgatggcattcagccacaaacaatGTTGTGAAGTGTTGGTGCTAGGGTTTCATTCAGTTCTGTTCTATAGGGATTATTCCTATCAGGTTTGTCTGCACACTTTTGGACCAGTTTGAAGCTGTTAGGAtgattattaatgtgtgtgtgtgttcgttctTCAGGGAACACCGTCAGGAGCGCAGGGACAGGCCGTACTGAAGCAGCGCAGGAACAAAGGAGTAACTTTTAGAATGGTCTTTTTAATTTGCGTGTCCATATTTATATGGTTATTGAATCTGTGGCACATGACACCTgctgtttttgctttttattaccATCTCTCTCTAGAAATTTAGTTTAATTGCTTTTAGTTAAAGCCTAGATTTtgctttatatacatttttccccacatttgctttttctcagtgtaTAATTCCCTCATACTGTCTgttgttttgtactggacccTTCTCCCACATCACTCTGTACTCAGAACAATGcttttttttggaaaataaaCTCTTCAAATGGATTCATATTAAATTTCCACATTGTCTTATTAAAGGGGGCTAATTATGTGGGGGGTAAAAGTGTATTAGCTCATTAATGTGGGGCTCTGgcacccaccaacacacacttttaaataaaaacaacgcatcttcattcattgtctgtaacccttaggcagttcagggcggtggtgggtctggagcctacccagaatcactgagagcaaggcgggaacacaccctggagggggcgccagtccttcacagggcgacacacactcacacattcgggtgtctgtaggtgtgactgagtctccaatccacctgccaatgtgtttttggagcatgggatgAAACtcaagcacccggaggaaacccacgcagacacagagaacacaccgcactcctcacagacagtcacctgaaggaaacccacgcagacacataacACACTCAGTAAACAAAGGTATAACAtggaaaatgatttaaaaacacagaaggttatttatttgttttttatttcaccaCCACAGCGAACACGACAACGGTAACATTTCAAAGCCAAGAAACGAGGGCAGTGCAGGAAGCGATATAGAagttcatttaaacacaaaacatcagctaatcatattttaaataattaacaaatATATAGCGATAAACAATGATCAGAGGGACGTCTTATTGCAAAGCTACTTACAAAGGGAGAAGACTATTCaagtttgtttacttttactgaTGCTGTCTGCGCTGTTTTAATAAGAGGATCTCTCCATTTTGCTGTGTTCTGTTGTGTGctcatttatttgtgtgtaaattgtaataaaattacTTCACTGTTACACAATGATGCAAGAAATTcagattattttaatgtaatatttttctgACCCTGATTTTGACTCAATtcttttcaaacacattttccCGGGAACCCATTTTGTAGCGCTAATGTTAATGACCTCACTTCTCGTAATTAATCACGTACGTCATCATGGCATCCAGGTAAATGACAGGACCTCATTTATCCTGCAGGTTGGTCGTGTCTATGACGTCCAATCTGTTAAAGAGGAGCCCATGAATgtcttaaaattaaaaaaaaaatgtatctacaCAAGTACGTGGTCTGAAGTTTTCCAGGTCTCCTTCTGTCCACTAGAGGGGGTTTGAACGGTCTTTATTGCTACATGAGACACTACCTTATTTGCAAATGTGTTTTGATCACTGCACAATTCTCCCGCTGAGGATGACTACGAACCGTCTGGTTTTATTTCTCTATGTCAACAAGAGAAAAACAGCACAACTACGAATAATCTCAACTTCTAAATTCTGCCGCAGGGGTTCTTAACCTGCGGGTCATTaccaaccaatcatcatccctcgcTAAACCCACTGTCTCCACCCGTTTGTCCAGCAGGGGGAGACAACTCACAGAACTAAACTAGGGGGCGCTGCTGGTTCCCGTTGCTGCATGAGCTCTGTACTCCATtaacacagcagtgtttgtgtggatcaatctgtatTGGTTGCATTTTGGAAACTGCTGCacgttatgggaggagtctCTGGGCGGTCCCTAAATCTGGAGCTAGTGTCTGATTGGATCGGCTTGACTTTATGGGAGGACCTCCAGGGGTCTCCCTGTGTCACAGCTCCCAGTAAAACCAGTGTGATTTGGTCAGTCTGTGAGCAGGGCACTGATCTACACACAACACTCACTGCTGGAGTAGAGCTGCAATAGAATACTCTCAGAGCATCTCCTTTGGAGAGAGGTGGGGTCTTTAAATGAAGGTTAAGAACCCCTGCTCTAAACTAAATAGCTGTTTACAAATAGAGTATATAGGTACAGTACAGGTGACACATGCTGTATGTGGACGCAGAGGACAATGTGACGTCTTCATGGACACTTAACACTAGGGAGAATAGCATTCGGGGCTTAGGTTTGATGAATCGTGTTTGTACCTGTTCACTTTGTCCCTTACAGCTCTTTAAACACCAGTGGACGTCCTGCACATTCACGACTGAACACACTACGCCACCAAACGTTGGGGGACACCCACTCATCCCccgtttcttctgaaataaagggcGTTAATCAGGAAGTGTTCCTCTTTACCGCAGCAGCAGCTTTTGAGAAGACTTTGCAGTAAACATCtgtacattgctgtgagaatctgatgaCATTAAGCCACAAGTATCattgaggtcaggtgctgatgctggagaaGTTCTGGAACACGTTCGAgaaggagctc
This window of the Hoplias malabaricus isolate fHopMal1 chromosome Y, fHopMal1.hap1, whole genome shotgun sequence genome carries:
- the LOC136677783 gene encoding RNA-binding protein EWS-like isoform X2, which codes for MASVTNYSGYNQASAQQAYGSYAAQPAQGYGQTAQGYSQQDYSSYGQPAATESAYGQTAAAAGGYTQQQYGASYGQSAAPVSSPTAAYGTPQAGAQGYTQSAQGYGTSGYASSAAAPAAQASYSGQQSYGAQTAYSSYSQQPAASAPQSAYGASTQASYTQAGYAQPQAGYQGQQAGYAGQQQAAYGAPQQAQSAGFPQQPNGSYGQHAAPQSYDQYSGYSQGGVSGGYSGSQQPPSRGGYPGAGDSPGPGRDSFDRGGMRGGPRGRAPMGRGGMGMAGDRGGFSKPGGHRDGADSEMGQQDDSENSTIYITGLTENATLPEMADFFKHTGPIRINRRLGQPAINIYTDRETGKPKGDATLSYEEPQVARAAVEHFDGKEFQGRRLKVSMARRKMVPGGMRGMPMRGGPDRGGMMGRGGERGGFPPRGGPRGGMGWNGPPGPNNIQKRAGDWECPNAGCGNQNFSWRTECNQCKAPKPEGLGPPDGGDRGRGMGRGGRGMDRGPPGMGGPVGMRGGWGDGGFRGRGGMDRGGFRGRGGPPMDRGGRRGMGPPGKMDGREHRQERRDRPY
- the LOC136677783 gene encoding RNA-binding protein EWS-like isoform X1, which produces MASVTNYSGYNQASAQQAYGSYAAQPAQGYGQTAQQGYSQQDYSSYGQPAATESAYGQTAAAAGGYTQQQYGASYGQSAAPVSSPTAAYGTPQAGAQGYTQSAQGYGTSGYASSAAAPAAQASYSGQQSYGAQTAYSSYSQQPAASAPQSAYGASTQASYTQAGYAQPQAGYQGQQAGYAGQQQAAYGAPQQAQSAGFPQQPNGSYGQHAAPQSYDQYSGYSQGGVSGGYSGSQQPPSRGGYPGAGDSPGPGRDSFDRGGMRGGPRGRAPMGRGGMGMAGDRGGFSKPGGHRDGADSEMGQQDDSENSTIYITGLTENATLPEMADFFKHTGPIRINRRLGQPAINIYTDRETGKPKGDATLSYEEPQVARAAVEHFDGKEFQGRRLKVSMARRKMVPGGMRGMPMRGGPDRGGMMGRGGERGGFPPRGGPRGGMGWNGPPGPNNIQKRAGDWECPNAGCGNQNFSWRTECNQCKAPKPEGLGPPDGGDRGRGMGRGGRGMDRGPPGMGGPVGMRGGWGDGGFRGRGGMDRGGFRGRGGPPMDRGGRRGMGPPGKMDGREHRQERRDRPY